A genomic region of Eucalyptus grandis isolate ANBG69807.140 chromosome 5, ASM1654582v1, whole genome shotgun sequence contains the following coding sequences:
- the LOC120293247 gene encoding ubiquitin domain-containing protein 1-like, whose translation MGCAGSRPKGDDSSKKIRKPKPWKHPEAITRTQLMKMREEFWDTAPHYGGRQEIWDALHAAAEADLTLAQAIVDSAGVIVQRADLTICYDERGAKYELPKYVLSEPTNLIDEN comes from the exons ATGGGCTGCGCCGGATCTCGGCCCAAGGGAGACG ACTCTTCTAAGAAAATTAGGAAGCCAAAACCTTGGAAGCATCCTGAAGCAATTACAAGGACACAACTGATGAAGATGCGTGAGGAGTTTTGGGACACTGCACCTCATTATGGTGGGAGACAAG AGATATGGGATGCTCTGCATGCAGCAGCAGAAGCAGATCTAACGCTTGCCCAAGCAATTGTGGATAGTGCTGGCGTGATTGTTCAGAGAGCTGACTTGACAATATGCTATGATGAAAGAG GTGCGAAGTACGAATTGCCCAAGTACGTTTTGAGTGAGCCgaccaatttgattgatgaaaattga
- the LOC108959577 gene encoding TMV resistance protein N-like: MGKSSKAEIRGGEPLATDYEVFLNFRGPDTRQGFTDCLYHGMLDANICVFFDKEELHIGKEIGNELSTAIKKSKIYIPIFSKGYASSAWCLHELAHMVECKKSKPSEKEILPIFYDVEPRDVKLKSELYVSALVKHEDMFGRQRRLKWEDALRSVAQIKGWELKNQGYWKFIKSVIQEIVMKLKTKDKYVAEHIVGMDEQVEAVVELLDVDSKVMRFVLIHGMGGIGKTTLTKVAFNKLNSLFSHCCFLGNVQELSLRFGLMTLQKQLLSDIFGSGFRDVINDVDDGIKMIAQRLSNKKVFIVLDDVGNEEQLEKLAIKHISFNLGSKIIITTRNKSILKAYQTLEYEVKPLDYVQSLELFCRRAFKRNFLQMIICIEPSKEIPYEKVQDKLKIGYNVLSHEQKQIFLDIACMFVDKDKTNASYMWKDCRFFPEYSIQVLVCMSLIKITDDNKFWMHDQLRDLGRKIVCGDTGLRNLGRQSRLSCPDMAKNIIRTKEVQQ, translated from the exons ATGGGGAAGAGCTCGAAGGCTGAGATAAGAGGCGGTGAGCCGTTGGCGACTGATTATGAGGTCTTCTTGAATTTCAGAGGACCAGATACTCGTCAAGGATTTACGGATTGCCTGTACCACGGTATGCTAGATGCGAATATCTGTGTTTTCTTCGACAAGGAAGAACTCCACATCGGTAAAGAAATAGGCAATGAGCTATCGACAGCCATCAAAAAGTCGAAAATCTACATACCCATATTCTCTAAAGGTTATGCTTCGAGTGCATGGTGCCTTCATGAGCTCGCACACATGGTGGAATGCAAGAAATCCAAACCATCCGAGAAGGAGATTTTGCCGATTTTCTATGACGTGGAGCCTCGCGATGTCAAGCTTAAGTCTGAATTGTACGTTAGCGCTTTGGTGAAGCATGAAGATATGTTCGGTCGCCAGAGAAGGTTAAAATGGGAGGATGCCCTCAGAAGCGTTGCCCAAATCAAAGGATGGGAACTGAAAAACCAAGG GTACTGGAAATTCATTAAATCGGTGATACAAGAGATTGTGATGAAGCTAAAGACAAAAGACAAATACGTTGCTGAGCATATAGTCGGAATGGATGAACAAGTGGAAGCTGTCGTGGAGTTGTTGGACGTGGACTCCAAGGTCATGCGCTTTGTTCTAATTCATGGAATGGGAGGAATTGGTAAAACGACTCTTACTAAGGTTGCATTCAATAAGCTAAATTCACTCTTTAGTCATTGCTGCTTTCTGGGAAATGTTCAAGAGTTGTCGCTCAGGTTTGGCCTCATGACTTTACAGAAACAACTATTATCTGATATTTTTGGTTCAGGCTTTCGTGACGTAATTAATGATGTTGATGATGGGATCAAAATGATTGCGCAGCGACTTTCTAACAAGAAAGTTTTCATCGTTTTGGATGATGTGGGTAATGAGGAACAACTCGAGAAACTAGCCATCAAGCACATTTCTTTCAACTTGGGAAGCAAAATTATTATTACAACTAGGAACAAAAGCATCTTAAAAGCTTACCAAACATTGGAGTACGAAGTGAAGCCATTGGATTATGTTCAATCACTTGAGCTTTTTTGTAGGCGTGCTTTTAAAAGAAACTTCCTCCAGATGATTAT ATGTATTGAACCATCGAAAGAAATACCTTACGAGAAGGTCCAAGACAAGCTGAAGATCGGCTACAATGTGTTGAGTCATGAGCAAAAACAGATCTTTCTTGATATCGCCTGTATGTTTGTGGACAAAGACAAGACAAATGCATCCTACATGTGGAAGGATTGTAGGTTTTTCCCAGAGTATTCGATTCAAGTCCTTGTCTGCATGTCCCTGATCAAGATAACTGATGACAACAAATTctggatgcatgaccaactgAGAGATCTCGGGAGGAAAATCGTCTGTGGAGATACGGGGTTGAGAAATCTAGGAAGGCAAAGCAGGTTGTCGTGTCCTGATATGGCGAAGAATATCATAAGAACAAAAGAGGTGCAACAATAA